The proteins below come from a single Molothrus ater isolate BHLD 08-10-18 breed brown headed cowbird chromosome 3, BPBGC_Mater_1.1, whole genome shotgun sequence genomic window:
- the FAM228B gene encoding protein FAM228B codes for MGSVNYSKGSWLQRFANGKPVRKPKQQEPWKAAPDQSRDIIASAQCILDRENFVRELDRYLKHSDFLDLRKTELLYKKYLENVSEPLMQKMKNKMDSQLEKEVWKRRQEQFSQYLNYCTKKGYVFLDDYDPSEYDPFFQKTCTDCWKDGTHQPAQ; via the exons ATGGGTAGTGTGAATTACTCAAAAGGTTCCTGGCTACAAAGATTTGCAAATGGGAAACCTGTGAGAAAACCCAAGCAGCAAGAGCCTTGGAAG GCAGCACCTGATCAAAGCCGAGACATCATTGCTTCTGCTCAGTGCATCTTGGACAGAGAAAATTTTGTGAGG GAGCTGGACAGATATTTGAAGCACAGTGATTTCCTAGATCTGAGAAAGACAGAGCTTCTGTACAAAAAATATCTTGAGAATGTTTCAGAGCCACTTATGcaaaaaatgaagaacaaaatgGACAGCCAGTTAGAGAAAGAAGTGTGGAAAAGGAGACAAGAACAATTCTCTCAATATTTAAACTACTGTACAAAGAAG GGCTATGTGTTTTTGGATGATTATGACCCATCAGAGTATGATCCATTCTTCCAGAAGACGTGCACAGACTGCTGGAAG
- the TP53I3 gene encoding quinone oxidoreductase PIG3, giving the protein MFAAYFDCPGGPENLYMKEVMKPNPGEGEVLVKVSASALNRADLLQRRGKYPPPKGASDILGLEAAGSVAGLGPGCSGRWRISDAVMALLPGGGQAQFVTVPEGLLMPIPKDMTFIQAAAIPEAWLTAFQLLHFVGKVQEGEKVLIHAGASGVGMAAIQLVRLAKAIPIVTAGTQEKLEATANAGAAAGFNYKNEDFSEKVLEFTQGSGVDIILDCVGASYWEKNLNCLSTDGRWIIYGLLSGGEVHGDLLARLISKRASIHTSLLRSRDNEYKERLVRAFTEEVLPHFSGEASPRLQPLVDSVYPLHAIAEAHRAMEENRNIGKIVIEIPVCGKKGPPQ; this is encoded by the exons atgttTGCAGCCTATTTTGATTGCCCAGGAGGCCCAGAAAATCTCTATATGAAAGAAGTGATGAAACCAAATCCAGGAGAAGGAGAAGTTCTTGTGAAGGTCTCTGCCAGTGCTCTGAATAGGGCTGATTTACTCCAG aggaGAGGGAAGTACCCTCCCCCCAAAGGAGCAAGTGACATTTTAGGCCTGGAAGCAGCTGGGAGCGTGGCGGGGCTGGGTCCCGGCTGCTCGGGCCGCTGGAGGATCAGCGATGCAGTGATGGCTCTGCTCCCCGGGGGGGGCCAGGCACAATTCGTGACAGTGCCCGAAGGCCTCCTGATGCCAATTCCCAAAGACATGACTTTTATCCAGGCTGCAGCCATTCCTGAAGCCTGGCTAACAGCATTTCAGCTGCTCCATTTTGTAG GTAAAGTACAGGAGGGTGAGAAAGTGTTGATCCATGCTGGAGCCAGTGGGGTTGGCATGGCAGCCATTCAGCTGGTGAGACTGGCCAAGGCCATTCCCATTGTGACAGCAGGAACTCAGGAGAAACTGGAAGCAACAGCaaatgctggagcagctgcaggtttcAACTACAAGAATGAAGACTTCAGTGAAAAGGTCTTGGAGTTCACCCAAG GTTCTGGAGTAGATATTATTTTAGATTGTGTTGGGGCCTCATACTGGGAGAAGAATCTCAACTGTCTGAGCACTGATGGCCGGTGGATCATTTATGGATTGCTGAGTGGAGGTGAAGTCCATGGGGATTTGCTGGCAAGGCTGATTTCCAAAAGAGCCAGCATCCACACGAGCCTCTTGCGGTCCCGAGACAATGAG TACAAGGAGCGGCTGGTGAGAGCCTTCACAGAGGAGGTGCTGCCCCATTTTTCCGGAGAGGCTTCCCCGCGGCTGCAGCCCCTCGTGGACAGCGTTTACCCCCTGCACGCCATCGCTGAGGCACACAGGGCTATGGAGGAGAACAGGAACATCGGCAAAATCGTCATCGAAATTCCCGTTTGCGGCAAGAAGGGGCCGCCGCAGTAG
- the SF3B6 gene encoding splicing factor 3B subunit 6, protein MAMQAAKRANIRLPPEVNRILYIRNLPYKITAEEMYDIFGKYGPIRQIRVGNTPETRGTAYVVYEDIFDAKNACDHLSGFNVCNRYLVVLYYNANRAFQKMDTKKKEEQLKLLKEKYGINTDPPK, encoded by the exons ATGGCGATGCAAGCAGCCAAACGAGCCAAC ATCCGGCTCCCTCCGGAGGTCAACCGGATCCTGTACATCAGGAACCTGCCGTACAAAATCACGGCCGAGGAGATGTACGACATTTTTGGGAAGTACGGGCCCATCCGGCAGATCAGAGT tggGAATACCCCTGAGACCAGAGGAACAGCCTACGTGGTGTACGAGGACATCTTTGATGCCAAGAACGCCTGCGACCACCTGTCAGGGTTCAACGTGTGCAACAGATACCTCGTGGTGCTCTACTACAACGCCAACAGG GCATTCCAAAAGATGgacacaaagaagaaagaagaacagCTTAAGCTTCTCAAGGAAAAATATGGAATTAACACAGACCCACCAAAATAA